The following coding sequences lie in one Sorghum bicolor cultivar BTx623 chromosome 6, Sorghum_bicolor_NCBIv3, whole genome shotgun sequence genomic window:
- the LOC8068442 gene encoding N-terminal acetyltransferase A complex catalytic subunit NAA10 codes for MVCIRQATIDDLLAMQACNLMCLPENYQMKYYLYHMLSWPQLLFVAEDYGGRIVGYVLAKMEEDPSEPCHGHITSLAVLRSHRKLGLATKLMSAAQAAMDQVFGAEYVSLHVRRSNRAAFNLYTSTLGYQIHDIEAKYYADGEDAYDMRKPLRQPQPKKHHHHHHHHHGPGGCCSHDAPAAATGSQSSSSPDKKANT; via the coding sequence ATGGTGTGCATCCGGCAGGCGACCATCGACGACCTGCTGGCGATGCAGGCGTGCAACCTGATGTGCCTGCCGGAGAACTACCAGATGAAGTACTACCTCTACCACATGCTGTCGTGGCCGCAGCTCCTCTTCGTCGCCGAGGACTACGGCGGCCGCATCGTGGGCTACGTGCTCGCCAAGATGGAGGAGGACCCCTCCGAGCCCTGCCACGGCCACATCACCTCCCTGGCGGTCCTCCGCTCTCACCGCAAGCTCGGTCTCGCCACCAAGCTCATGTCCGCCGCGCAGGCCGCCATGGACCAGGTCTTCGGTGCCGAGTACGTCTCCCTCCACGTCCGCCGATCCAACCGCGCCGCCTTCAACCTCTACACCTCCACCCTCGGGTACCAGATCCACGACATCGAGGCCAAGTACTACGCCGATGGGGAGGACGCGTACGATATGCGCAAGCCTCTCCGGCAGCCGCAGCCGaagaagcatcaccatcaccaccaccaccaccacggccCCGGTGGGTGCTGCTCGCACGACGCACCTGCGGCGGCAACTGGTTCTCAGTCTTCTAGTTCGCCGGATAAGAAGGCTAACACTTGA